A section of the Bradyrhizobium oligotrophicum S58 genome encodes:
- a CDS encoding DoxX family protein — MWLTKDDFRIKAENFDLSNGLNILRIICGLFLFPHVAGKFAAGAVSAATAGFFAKAGFHPPEVWVVIAAVSESAAGVALVLGICTRFAALGATALLLFAVYALQVVKGFGWTWNTGGYEYPVFWAITSLAVAIEAWKVHLRQVKPGVAAVPATATA; from the coding sequence ATGTGGCTCACCAAGGACGACTTCCGCATCAAGGCGGAAAATTTTGATTTGTCGAATGGTCTGAACATTCTTCGCATCATTTGCGGTTTGTTTCTGTTTCCTCATGTCGCCGGAAAGTTCGCAGCCGGCGCGGTATCGGCCGCGACCGCGGGCTTCTTCGCCAAGGCTGGCTTTCATCCGCCGGAGGTCTGGGTGGTCATCGCTGCCGTATCGGAATCCGCGGCCGGCGTGGCCCTGGTGCTCGGCATCTGCACACGCTTCGCCGCGCTCGGCGCCACTGCGCTGCTGCTGTTCGCCGTCTACGCGCTGCAGGTCGTGAAGGGCTTCGGCTGGACCTGGAATACCGGCGGCTATGAGTACCCCGTATTCTGGGCGATCACCTCGCTGGCGGTGGCAATCGAGGCCTGGAAGGTGCATCTGCGCCAGGTCAAGCCGGGCGTCGCGGCCGTGCCGGCGACCGCCACGGCCTGA
- a CDS encoding response regulator, with translation MGTERDQRVLVVAPIGRDGPASAELLRSAKLDTWVCSGLTELISELSAGVGAVVLTEEGLFAKDTAQLTQWVERQPAWSDLPFIVLTSHREQPTVVAWRRNLVRALRNVSLLERPIQPITLTSAVQSAMRARRRQYEIRALIEAREQAAQELERLVVERTRALAESNEHLRVEMAERARVEETLRQAQKIEAIGRLTGGVAHDFNNLLMVISGGLDMLDRQADPARRRRLMDGMIQAAQRGASLTRQLLAFSRRQELRPEPVDIARQIGGMRELLDRSLRGDVHVQFDFPDALWPVEVDPGELELVVLNLAVNARDAMLTGGTIVVRGENLPNWKDDEVAGDYVRLSVIDSGTGMTDEVRLRVFEPFFTTKDVGKGSGLGLAQVYGFVKQSRGTVSIESELGRGTTIALYLPRSEHAASRHQHHLVDLHRPRPRHRDEGRILLVEDDDEVAALVSEMLRQLGYEVTRASSAAAALGALADGRAVDLVFSDVMMPGGMNGVELAREIQRRRVDMPILLTSGYSGAAVHAAKDAGVRILSKPYRIDELATAIDAVKSENIWSRARSS, from the coding sequence ATGGGAACTGAGAGGGACCAGCGTGTCCTCGTCGTCGCACCGATCGGACGCGACGGTCCTGCGTCTGCGGAGCTGCTTCGAAGCGCCAAGCTCGACACGTGGGTCTGCTCCGGTCTGACGGAGCTGATCAGCGAGTTGAGCGCAGGTGTCGGCGCGGTCGTCCTCACCGAGGAGGGGCTGTTCGCAAAGGATACCGCTCAGCTCACTCAATGGGTCGAGCGTCAGCCCGCCTGGTCCGACCTGCCTTTCATCGTGCTGACGAGTCACCGAGAGCAGCCCACGGTCGTCGCGTGGCGACGCAATCTCGTGCGCGCGCTTCGCAACGTCTCATTGCTCGAGCGCCCGATCCAGCCGATCACGCTGACCAGCGCCGTGCAGTCGGCGATGCGCGCGCGGCGCCGCCAATACGAGATTCGCGCGTTGATCGAGGCACGCGAGCAGGCCGCGCAGGAGCTCGAACGGCTGGTGGTGGAGCGCACGCGTGCGCTTGCCGAATCCAACGAGCATCTGCGTGTCGAGATGGCCGAGCGCGCGCGTGTCGAGGAGACGCTGCGCCAGGCCCAGAAGATCGAGGCGATCGGCCGGCTGACCGGCGGCGTCGCGCATGATTTCAACAATCTGCTGATGGTGATCTCCGGCGGTCTCGACATGCTGGATCGCCAGGCCGATCCGGCGCGGCGGCGGCGCCTGATGGACGGAATGATCCAGGCCGCCCAGCGTGGTGCCAGCCTGACCCGGCAGCTGCTTGCGTTCTCCCGTCGCCAGGAGCTGCGGCCCGAGCCGGTCGATATCGCCCGCCAGATCGGCGGCATGCGCGAGCTGCTCGATCGGAGCCTGCGCGGCGACGTCCATGTGCAGTTCGATTTTCCCGACGCACTCTGGCCCGTCGAGGTCGATCCCGGCGAGCTCGAACTGGTGGTGCTCAATCTCGCCGTCAACGCGCGCGACGCGATGCTCACCGGCGGCACGATCGTCGTGCGCGGTGAGAACCTGCCGAATTGGAAGGACGACGAAGTCGCTGGCGACTACGTCCGCCTGTCGGTGATCGACAGCGGCACCGGAATGACGGACGAGGTGCGCCTTCGCGTTTTCGAGCCGTTCTTCACCACCAAGGATGTCGGCAAGGGCTCGGGCCTCGGGCTTGCTCAGGTCTATGGCTTCGTCAAGCAGTCGCGCGGCACCGTCTCCATCGAGTCGGAGCTCGGCAGAGGCACCACGATCGCCTTGTACCTTCCGAGGTCCGAGCACGCGGCATCGCGGCATCAGCACCATCTCGTCGACCTCCATCGACCGCGTCCCCGTCATCGCGATGAGGGTCGCATTCTTCTGGTCGAGGACGACGATGAGGTGGCGGCGCTCGTGAGCGAGATGCTGCGCCAGCTCGGCTACGAGGTGACCCGCGCATCCAGTGCGGCAGCGGCGCTCGGCGCGCTCGCCGACGGACGCGCGGTCGACCTCGTATTCTCGGACGTCATGATGCCGGGCGGCATGAATGGGGTCGAGCTCGCGCGCGAGATCCAGCGGCGGCGGGTCGACATGCCCATTCTCCTGACCAGCGGCTATTCAGGAGCGGCCGTGCATGCGGCCAAGGACGCAGGTGTCCGGATTCTGTCGAAGCCCTACCGGATCGACGAGTTGGCCACCGCGATCGATGCTGTGAAGTCAGAAAACATCTGGTCCCGAGCGCGCAGCTCCTGA
- a CDS encoding ATPase domain-containing protein, with the protein MTGEVIAGRQHGGSKGLARISTGSEGLDDILGGGLDPNRLYLYEGRPGTGKTTIALQFLLKGASLGERVLYITLSETKRELEVVAERHGWSLKGVDVFELVPPETTLDPERELTVFHPAEVELSETTGLVFKEVERLDPSRVVIDSLSELRLLAQSPLRYRRQVLALKHFFAKRNCTVILLDDLSSSQDDLQLHSVAHGVVMLEQLAIDYGAERRRLRVIKMRGISFRGGFHDFTIAEGGLNIFPRLVASEHHKSFLGEFTPSGSAELDQLLGGGLERGTNALLIGGAGVGKSSLALSYAIAAAERGEHAVFFAFDEGRGTVEARARALGLPLEQHMNSGLIHLQQIDPAELSPGEFGAIVRRSVEHDNAKIIIIDSLNGYLNAMPDERFLILQMHELLSYLGQQGVLTILVLAQHGLVGPMDTPLDISYLSDAVLMLRYFEVAGTVRRALSVVKKRSGNHEHTIREFRLSRAGITLGPPLTEFSGIFSGNPRFTGSLIADTGTRDGN; encoded by the coding sequence ATGACGGGGGAGGTCATCGCCGGCAGGCAACATGGCGGATCCAAGGGGCTCGCGCGCATTTCCACCGGGAGCGAAGGTCTCGACGACATCCTCGGCGGTGGCCTCGACCCCAACAGGCTGTACCTCTACGAGGGCCGGCCCGGGACCGGAAAAACCACCATCGCGCTCCAGTTTCTCCTCAAGGGCGCGAGCCTCGGCGAGCGGGTGCTCTACATCACTCTGTCCGAGACCAAGCGGGAGCTGGAGGTCGTCGCCGAGCGGCACGGCTGGTCCCTCAAAGGCGTCGACGTGTTCGAACTGGTCCCTCCCGAGACGACGCTCGATCCGGAGCGGGAGCTCACCGTATTCCACCCGGCCGAGGTGGAGCTCAGCGAGACGACCGGTCTCGTGTTCAAGGAGGTCGAGCGCCTCGATCCCTCCCGGGTCGTGATCGACAGCCTGTCCGAGCTCCGGTTGCTGGCGCAGAGTCCGTTGCGCTATCGCCGTCAGGTTCTCGCATTGAAGCACTTCTTCGCCAAGCGCAACTGCACGGTCATCCTGCTCGATGATCTGTCGTCGTCGCAGGACGACCTGCAACTTCACTCGGTTGCGCATGGTGTCGTGATGCTGGAGCAGCTTGCGATCGACTATGGAGCGGAGCGCCGCCGGTTGCGCGTGATCAAGATGCGCGGCATCTCGTTTCGCGGTGGTTTTCATGATTTCACCATCGCCGAGGGTGGCTTGAATATCTTTCCGCGCCTGGTCGCCTCCGAGCATCACAAATCTTTCCTCGGCGAGTTCACCCCGAGCGGCAGCGCCGAGCTCGATCAGTTGCTGGGCGGAGGGCTGGAGCGCGGCACCAATGCGCTCTTGATTGGCGGGGCCGGCGTCGGCAAGTCGTCCCTCGCGTTGAGCTATGCGATTGCGGCGGCAGAGCGCGGCGAGCACGCGGTCTTCTTCGCGTTCGACGAGGGACGTGGCACGGTCGAGGCCCGGGCGCGAGCGCTCGGCCTGCCGCTCGAACAACACATGAATTCCGGGCTCATTCACCTTCAGCAGATCGATCCTGCGGAACTGTCACCGGGCGAATTCGGTGCCATCGTGCGTCGCAGCGTCGAGCACGACAATGCCAAAATCATCATCATCGACAGCCTCAACGGCTACCTCAATGCCATGCCGGACGAGCGCTTTCTCATCCTGCAGATGCACGAGCTCCTGAGCTATCTCGGCCAGCAAGGCGTGCTGACCATCCTCGTCCTCGCGCAACATGGCCTGGTTGGACCGATGGATACGCCGCTGGACATCAGCTATCTCAGCGACGCGGTGTTGATGCTGCGCTATTTCGAGGTGGCAGGGACCGTGCGCCGCGCTCTGTCGGTGGTCAAGAAGCGCAGCGGAAACCACGAGCATACGATTCGCGAGTTTCGTTTGAGCCGCGCCGGCATCACCCTCGGTCCGCCGCTGACGGAATTCAGCGGGATTTTTTCGGGCAACCCGCGCTTTACCGGATCCCTCATTGCTGACACGGGCACGAGAGATGGGAACTGA
- a CDS encoding YihY/virulence factor BrkB family protein: MRGPGTGGMLALLGLALLIQYFEQRPPEEPSGQRIGSASGDDGRGRLADSPSEIPARGWKDVLYRVYENVTEHRIVALAAGMTFYTLLAIFPALAALVAVYGLFSDPARITAHLEQLQGLLPGGAIDIARDQLTRVSANGSQALGVTFLVSLAISLWSANAAMKSLFDTLNVVYREPETRGFIKLNAISLLFTGGAILFALLAIAAIVVVPLLLNYVGLPDAAGLLLRIGRWPAIFICVSLGLALIYRYGPDREEPKWRWISWGSALAAALWLGGSALFSWYAANFGNFNATYGSLGAAIGFMTWIWISAIVILIGGELDAELEHQTLRDTTTGREQPLGARGATMADTVGRAS; encoded by the coding sequence ATGCGCGGACCCGGCACCGGAGGCATGCTGGCACTGCTCGGGCTCGCATTGCTGATCCAGTATTTCGAGCAACGGCCCCCGGAGGAGCCCAGCGGCCAGCGTATCGGCAGCGCCTCCGGTGACGACGGGCGAGGACGGCTTGCCGATTCGCCCTCGGAGATCCCGGCGCGCGGCTGGAAGGATGTGCTGTATCGCGTGTATGAGAACGTCACCGAGCACAGGATCGTCGCGCTCGCCGCGGGCATGACCTTCTACACGTTGCTGGCGATCTTTCCCGCGCTTGCGGCGCTGGTCGCGGTGTACGGCCTGTTTTCGGATCCCGCCAGGATCACCGCCCACCTCGAGCAACTCCAGGGCCTGCTGCCTGGCGGCGCGATCGACATCGCGCGCGATCAGCTCACGCGCGTCTCCGCGAATGGCAGCCAGGCGCTGGGCGTGACCTTCCTGGTCAGCCTCGCGATTTCGCTCTGGAGCGCAAATGCGGCGATGAAGTCGCTGTTCGATACGCTCAACGTGGTCTATCGCGAGCCCGAGACGCGCGGCTTCATCAAGCTCAACGCGATCTCGCTGCTGTTCACCGGCGGCGCGATCCTGTTCGCGTTGCTTGCCATCGCGGCGATCGTCGTCGTTCCGCTGTTGCTGAACTATGTGGGCCTGCCCGATGCCGCCGGCCTCCTGCTGCGCATCGGCCGCTGGCCGGCGATCTTCATCTGCGTTTCGCTCGGCCTCGCGCTGATCTATCGCTATGGCCCGGACCGCGAGGAGCCGAAATGGCGCTGGATCAGCTGGGGCAGCGCGCTTGCCGCTGCGTTGTGGCTCGGAGGCTCGGCGCTGTTCTCCTGGTACGCGGCCAATTTCGGCAATTTCAACGCCACCTATGGGTCGCTTGGCGCCGCGATCGGCTTCATGACCTGGATCTGGATCTCGGCGATCGTGATCCTGATCGGCGGCGAACTCGACGCCGAATTGGAGCACCAGACGCTCCGCGATACGACCACCGGCCGCGAACAGCCGCTGGGCGCGCGCGGCGCCACCATGGCCGACACGGTGGGTCGCGCGAGCTGA
- a CDS encoding DUF3551 domain-containing protein: MRRLLFASLSATALLAGFAAISPASAAQDRFCLQGRAWGYPGNCQYSTYRQCQAAASGTDAGCGINPAYAYARQRGGYSRY; this comes from the coding sequence ATGCGCCGCCTGCTCTTCGCTTCGCTTTCTGCCACGGCCCTCCTCGCGGGTTTTGCCGCGATTTCCCCGGCGTCCGCCGCCCAGGATCGCTTCTGCCTGCAGGGCCGTGCCTGGGGCTATCCGGGCAACTGCCAGTACTCGACCTATCGCCAGTGCCAAGCCGCGGCCTCCGGCACCGACGCCGGCTGCGGCATCAACCCGGCCTACGCTTACGCGCGTCAGCGCGGCGGTTACTCGCGCTATTGA
- a CDS encoding GNAT family N-acetyltransferase — protein sequence MTIDDLAAVDAIAARVHPAYPEDRTVFAERLRLHPDGCWVLATSGGEVAGYVISHPWHLGEPPALNVLVGRLPVPASTYYIHDLALLPAARGSGAAGRIVAELIRHARQLGVRSLSLVAVSASTAFWEKQGFAVAREPGAGGCTGSYGDDANLMIRDLA from the coding sequence ATGACGATCGATGACCTCGCCGCCGTCGATGCGATCGCGGCCCGCGTGCACCCGGCCTATCCCGAGGATCGGACGGTGTTCGCCGAGCGCCTGCGTCTTCATCCGGATGGCTGCTGGGTGCTTGCTACATCGGGTGGCGAGGTCGCCGGCTACGTCATCAGCCATCCCTGGCATCTCGGAGAGCCGCCGGCGTTGAACGTTCTCGTCGGCCGTCTGCCTGTGCCGGCTTCGACCTATTACATCCATGACCTCGCCTTGCTTCCTGCGGCCCGCGGCAGCGGCGCTGCGGGCCGCATCGTGGCGGAGCTGATCCGGCATGCGCGCCAGCTCGGCGTGCGGTCGCTGTCGCTGGTTGCGGTCAGCGCCTCCACGGCATTCTGGGAGAAGCAGGGCTTTGCGGTCGCGAGGGAGCCCGGCGCCGGCGGCTGCACGGGAAGCTATGGCGACGACGCCAACCTGATGATCCGCGATCTCGCCTGA
- a CDS encoding glycosyltransferase family protein, with protein sequence MSDHWPGLETIFVPNGETLVVSSPQDVTAILQEMPEDTRRTIADRASRRVRRDHTPDHRPRQLEDYYREALSRRSRPARQVKNTATEAPVELKLGLS encoded by the coding sequence ATGTCGGATCACTGGCCGGGCCTCGAAACCATCTTCGTGCCGAACGGCGAAACCCTCGTCGTATCCTCGCCACAGGACGTCACGGCGATCCTGCAGGAGATGCCGGAGGACACGCGCCGCACCATCGCCGATCGCGCCAGCCGCCGCGTTCGCCGCGACCACACCCCCGATCACCGCCCACGCCAGCTCGAAGATTATTACCGCGAGGCGCTCTCGCGGCGCTCGCGTCCGGCGCGCCAAGTCAAGAACACTGCCACCGAAGCGCCCGTCGAACTGAAACTGGGACTGTCATGA
- a CDS encoding NAD-dependent epimerase/dehydratase family protein, with protein sequence MTIQISIPTRRSLRTLVAGGAGGAGFIGSHICDTLLRRGDTVICTDNLHTGSLRTARTWSRVPSISAIRRR encoded by the coding sequence ATGACCATTCAGATCTCCATACCCACACGACGTTCACTCCGCACTCTCGTCGCCGGCGGCGCCGGCGGCGCCGGCTTCATCGGCTCGCACATTTGCGACACGCTGCTCCGGCGCGGCGACACGGTGATCTGCACCGACAATCTGCACACCGGCTCGCTGCGCACAGCCCGGACTTGGTCACGGGTCCCGTCAATCTCGGCAATCCGCAGGAGATGA
- a CDS encoding putative sugar-nucleotide epimerase/dehydratase: MVTGPVNLGNPQEMTIEAIAREVPTCTQSSSTLEFKPLPVDDP, from the coding sequence TTGGTCACGGGTCCCGTCAATCTCGGCAATCCGCAGGAGATGACGATCGAGGCGATCGCGCGCGAGGTGCCGACCTGCACGCAGTCGAGCTCGACGCTGGAGTTCAAGCCGCTGCCGGTCGACGACCCCTAG
- a CDS encoding putative sugar-nucleotide epimerase/dehydratase, translating to MISTAERLLGWRPQISLRKGLEATIAYFALEVAGRGGPSHPDKRPPASRRTGRAQLALARSQ from the coding sequence GTGATCTCCACGGCCGAGCGACTGCTGGGCTGGCGTCCGCAGATCTCGCTGCGCAAAGGGCTGGAGGCGACGATCGCCTATTTCGCGCTCGAAGTCGCGGGACGCGGCGGACCGTCCCATCCCGACAAGCGGCCGCCGGCATCGCGGCGCACGGGTCGCGCCCAACTCGCGCTGGCGCGCTCGCAGTAA
- a CDS encoding DUF4142 domain-containing protein, which produces MTRMIGASSTRMIQTAMAACGMTLLVAGGAIAAPKGQSPAKDRHFMTEAIEGDLSEVNMGKLAQQKGQSDQVKQFGQALQQDHGEHLQKAQQLASQNGMPVPSEPNKKQLAIYNKLEGLSGDRFDRAFAQAMVRDHQGDIKKYQKEAAAGSPLSDFAQQTLPTLQKHLEMAKSLSK; this is translated from the coding sequence ATGACCAGGATGATCGGCGCTTCCTCGACGCGAATGATACAAACGGCCATGGCGGCCTGCGGCATGACCCTGTTGGTGGCCGGCGGTGCCATCGCTGCGCCGAAGGGGCAGTCGCCGGCCAAAGACCGGCATTTCATGACCGAGGCGATCGAAGGCGATCTGTCCGAGGTCAACATGGGCAAGCTGGCGCAGCAGAAAGGGCAGAGCGACCAGGTCAAGCAGTTCGGCCAGGCCCTGCAGCAGGACCATGGCGAGCACCTGCAGAAGGCGCAGCAGCTCGCGAGCCAGAACGGGATGCCGGTGCCGTCGGAGCCGAACAAGAAACAGCTCGCCATCTACAACAAGCTCGAAGGCCTGTCCGGCGACCGCTTCGACCGGGCCTTTGCCCAGGCGATGGTGCGCGACCATCAGGGGGACATCAAGAAGTATCAGAAGGAGGCTGCGGCGGGCTCGCCTCTGTCGGACTTTGCCCAGCAGACCTTGCCGACGCTGCAGAAGCATCTGGAGATGGCAAAGTCTCTGAGCAAATGA
- a CDS encoding methyl-accepting chemotaxis protein, with protein MLDVLSRFRISTKLVTAALGGIFFVAVMIASQIVGNAIIERGLGSALDQQEIARLAIAAKSEARQMQVAVRDLRLAKTEADIRAAEERLAAGRHAADQLCVEMNRRPVSVDGKARIESLQRSIDAYAAGAKRIAAVRHRLAEDIAAGRSAEIAPLEAEAADLARNVTLPIAKTIDDLADGIVTFASSKAATEKNAAWAVISTSETTSIVVGSIAILVLGAAGLMSVFAVSRPIGLIVHSMTALAGGELSASISGLSRGDEVGDMARATEVFKANLLETQRLRAEQVEAEARAEAQRKTDIENFTTSFESAIGGIVDRVSTSSTSLEQAASTLASTASTTSELSTTVASASEQASASVQSVAAATEEMAATAAEIGRQIDGASRVAREAVAQATSTDESMTKLGAAADKVGSIVGLITAIAQQTNLLALNATIEAARAGSAGRGFAIVASEVKELAAQTADATKDISNYIAEIQSAASAAVGAIKEIMSTISGMSEITGAIAAAAEQQGNATKEISRNVQQAAVGSSQVSSGIVHVQSGATDTGAASSQVLTAAQSLSADGTRLKQEVGSFLARVRTA; from the coding sequence ATGCTCGATGTTCTCAGTCGCTTTCGTATCTCCACCAAGCTCGTCACTGCGGCGCTCGGTGGTATCTTCTTCGTCGCGGTGATGATCGCAAGCCAAATCGTGGGCAACGCCATCATCGAGCGCGGTCTCGGCAGCGCGCTCGATCAGCAGGAGATCGCGCGGCTCGCGATCGCTGCGAAGTCCGAAGCCAGGCAGATGCAGGTCGCGGTGCGGGATCTTCGTCTCGCCAAGACTGAAGCCGATATTCGCGCCGCCGAAGAGCGTCTGGCTGCAGGGCGTCACGCGGCCGATCAGCTTTGCGTCGAGATGAATCGCAGGCCGGTCTCGGTTGACGGCAAGGCCCGCATCGAAAGCCTGCAACGATCGATCGACGCCTACGCGGCCGGAGCCAAGCGTATCGCAGCCGTCAGGCACAGGCTTGCCGAGGATATCGCGGCAGGCCGGTCCGCGGAGATCGCCCCGCTGGAAGCGGAGGCGGCCGACCTCGCGCGCAACGTGACCTTGCCGATCGCAAAGACGATCGACGATCTGGCGGATGGTATCGTGACCTTCGCCTCCTCGAAGGCTGCGACGGAGAAGAACGCGGCCTGGGCCGTCATCTCGACATCCGAGACGACCTCCATCGTCGTCGGCAGCATCGCCATCCTGGTTCTCGGTGCGGCCGGGTTGATGAGCGTGTTCGCGGTCTCGCGGCCGATCGGCCTGATAGTCCACAGCATGACGGCGCTGGCCGGCGGCGAGCTGTCCGCCTCCATCTCCGGGCTGTCGCGTGGCGACGAGGTCGGCGACATGGCGCGCGCGACCGAAGTGTTCAAGGCAAACCTGCTGGAGACGCAACGCCTGCGCGCTGAACAAGTCGAAGCCGAAGCGCGCGCGGAGGCGCAGCGCAAGACGGACATCGAGAATTTCACGACATCCTTCGAGAGCGCCATCGGCGGCATCGTCGATCGCGTATCGACGAGCTCGACCAGCCTGGAGCAGGCGGCATCGACCTTGGCGAGCACGGCGTCCACAACCAGTGAGCTGTCGACCACGGTGGCCTCGGCTTCGGAGCAGGCCTCTGCCAGCGTCCAGTCGGTCGCCGCTGCGACCGAAGAGATGGCGGCCACGGCGGCCGAAATCGGCCGCCAGATCGACGGCGCATCACGCGTCGCGCGGGAGGCGGTGGCGCAGGCGACGAGCACCGACGAGTCGATGACCAAGCTCGGGGCCGCGGCCGACAAGGTCGGCAGCATCGTCGGTCTGATCACCGCGATCGCCCAGCAGACCAATCTGCTGGCGCTCAATGCGACGATCGAGGCGGCGCGCGCCGGATCGGCCGGACGCGGCTTCGCCATCGTCGCTTCCGAGGTCAAGGAGCTCGCCGCGCAGACTGCCGATGCGACCAAGGATATCTCCAACTACATCGCCGAAATCCAGTCGGCGGCCTCGGCGGCCGTCGGTGCGATCAAGGAGATCATGTCGACGATTTCAGGGATGTCGGAAATCACCGGTGCCATTGCTGCCGCTGCCGAACAGCAGGGCAACGCGACCAAGGAGATCTCCCGCAACGTACAGCAGGCCGCGGTCGGCTCCTCGCAGGTCTCGTCGGGGATCGTCCACGTCCAGTCAGGCGCGACAGACACCGGCGCGGCCTCCTCGCAGGTGCTGACGGCCGCGCAGTCGCTGTCAGCGGATGGAACGCGCCTGAAGCAGGAGGTCGGTAGCTTCCTGGCCCGGGTGCGCACGGCGTGA
- a CDS encoding serine hydrolase domain-containing protein — MIPRPSRSMHLLRPFSILILLLSLAGPAASDDLARVTDPQPLGLSAAGLGRIAPWYQARFEAFPPPEGLVPGAVVAIAKAGKLAYLQAIGFQDRARTIPMKIDSIFWIASMSKPVTSVAAMILVDDGRLDLDAPVGRYLPELAGMQVGVRRIDPATGRTDYALEAPKRPMTVRDLLRHTSGLIYPELDFAYPAGGLADPSADAGIRMIHMLYGWKAVYRRDRTLADFVASLAGLPLAHQPGEVHEYGWSVDVLGRVIEVVSGRPLDQFMQARIFDPLHMVDTGFFVPKQKLDRLVDAPMPERPPIWEVTTPPKLFAGGAGLVSTAPDYLRFCQMLLNGGELDGARVLSPRGVKEMTTNALPETISIFGGDEVGARAGTTFGLGFAIRTDPVSSWLPGKVGTFAWAGHWGTYFWIDPAEQLIGVQMIQATPGSKARRALLPSGINHLVYGALSARTPADATAPAAR; from the coding sequence ATGATCCCCCGCCCATCCCGGTCCATGCATCTGCTGCGGCCGTTCTCCATCCTGATCCTGCTGTTGTCCCTCGCCGGACCGGCTGCGTCCGATGATCTGGCGCGGGTCACCGATCCGCAGCCGCTGGGTCTCTCGGCCGCAGGGCTGGGGCGGATCGCGCCGTGGTATCAGGCGCGCTTCGAGGCCTTCCCGCCGCCCGAGGGTCTCGTCCCCGGTGCGGTCGTCGCCATCGCCAAGGCCGGCAAGCTTGCTTATCTGCAGGCGATCGGTTTTCAGGACCGCGCCAGGACGATCCCGATGAAGATCGATTCCATCTTCTGGATCGCCTCGATGTCCAAGCCCGTCACCAGCGTCGCCGCGATGATCCTGGTGGATGACGGCCGGCTCGACCTCGATGCGCCGGTCGGCCGCTATCTGCCCGAGCTCGCCGGCATGCAGGTCGGCGTACGCAGGATCGACCCCGCCACCGGCCGGACGGACTATGCGCTCGAGGCGCCGAAGCGGCCGATGACCGTGCGCGACCTGCTGCGCCACACCTCGGGCCTCATCTACCCCGAATTGGATTTCGCCTATCCGGCAGGTGGCCTTGCCGACCCGAGTGCCGATGCGGGCATCCGGATGATCCACATGCTCTATGGCTGGAAGGCCGTGTACCGGCGCGATAGGACCCTGGCGGATTTCGTGGCGAGCCTCGCCGGCCTGCCGCTCGCCCATCAGCCCGGTGAGGTCCATGAATATGGCTGGAGCGTCGACGTGCTCGGCCGGGTCATCGAAGTCGTGTCTGGTCGGCCGCTCGATCAGTTCATGCAAGCGCGCATCTTCGATCCGCTGCACATGGTCGACACCGGCTTCTTCGTGCCGAAACAGAAGCTCGATCGTCTGGTCGACGCGCCGATGCCGGAACGGCCGCCGATCTGGGAGGTCACGACGCCTCCGAAGCTGTTTGCCGGCGGCGCTGGCCTGGTGTCGACGGCGCCCGACTATCTGCGCTTCTGCCAGATGCTCTTGAATGGCGGCGAGCTCGACGGCGCGCGCGTGCTCAGTCCGCGAGGGGTGAAGGAGATGACGACCAACGCACTGCCCGAGACCATCAGCATCTTCGGCGGCGACGAGGTCGGCGCTCGCGCGGGAACGACGTTCGGGCTCGGCTTCGCCATCCGTACTGATCCGGTGTCGAGCTGGCTGCCCGGAAAAGTCGGAACGTTCGCCTGGGCCGGCCACTGGGGCACCTATTTCTGGATCGATCCGGCGGAGCAACTGATTGGTGTGCAGATGATCCAGGCCACGCCGGGCAGCAAGGCGCGCAGGGCGCTGCTCCCGTCCGGGATCAATCATCTGGTCTACGGTGCCTTATCGGCGCGCACGCCGGCAGATGCCACAGCGCCGGCTGCGCGATGA